Proteins found in one Hirundo rustica isolate bHirRus1 chromosome 9, bHirRus1.pri.v3, whole genome shotgun sequence genomic segment:
- the LRRC39 gene encoding leucine-rich repeat-containing protein 39 — protein MAETAVCLGTFTAVKTLWEVRIHKINEELQKEKEFRQRSAGRLLLLWEERAALAKLKEKVINEGGRAILRIEEEEWKTLPSCLLKLIHLQEWQLHRTNLQKIPQFIGRFHNLVVLDLSRNSIENVPKEIGQLTSLQELLLSYNRIKSVPKEISNCISLERLELAVNRSICDLPPQLSDLKKLSHIDLCMNQFTAIPSALLNMPSLEWLDMGGNKLQELPDAIDRMENLHTLWLQRNEINALPETIGNMKNLSTLVLSNNKLKSIPACMKDMTNLRFVNFRDNPLELEVTLPPCENTDEEEQQEMFGIDFMHVYIQESLKKTGNVESCTSGSPPAMNPNE, from the exons ATGGCTGAAACTGCAGTGTGCCTGGGAACATTCACTGCTGTGAAGACACTCTGGGAAGTGAGAATACACAAGATAAATGAAgaattacagaaagaaaaggaattcaGGCAGAGGTCTGCAGGAAG GCTACTGCTTCTCTGGGAGGAGAGAGCTGCTTTAGCAAAACTCAAAGAAAAAGTTATTaatgaaggtggaagagcaattTTAAGGATAGAGGAAGAAGAATGGAAG ACATTACCTTCCTGCTTATTGAAGCTAATCCATCTCCAGGAATGGCAGCTTCACAGAACTAATTTGCAGAAAATTCCTCAGTTTATTGGAAGATTTCACAACCTTGTTGTTCTGGATCTGTCCCGGAACTCCATTGAAAATGTACCTAAAGAAATCG GCCAGCTGACCAGCCTCCAAGAGCTGCTTCTCAGTTACAATAGAATAAAATCTGTTCCTAAGGAAATAAGTAACTGCATCAGTCTGGAAAGATTGGAACTGGCTGTCAACAGAAGTATCTGTGATCTTCCTCCTCAG CTCAGTGACTTAAAGAAGCTGTCACACATAGATCTGTGCATGAATCAGTTCACTGCCATCCCTTCAGCTCTCCTCAACATGCCGAGTCTCGAGTGGTTAGACATGGGGGGAAACAAACTCCAGGAGCTTCCTGATGCAATTGACAG AATGGAAAACCTCCACACTTTATGGCTCCAAAGGAATGAAATAAACGCTTTGCCAGAAACCATTGGTAATATGAAAAATCTTAGTACTCTTGTTCTTAGCAACAACAAACTTAAGAGTATTCCAGCTTGTATGAAGGACATGACAAATCTGAG ATTTGTCAACTTCAGAGACAACCCACTGGAGCTAGAGGTAACACTCCCTCCATGTGAGAACACAGACGAGGAGGAGCAACAAGAAATGTTTGGCATTGATTTCATGCATGTGTATATCCAGGAGTCACTCAAGAAAACAG GAAATGTGGAAAGTTGTACTTCTGGTTCTCCCCCTGCCATGAATCCTAATGAATAA
- the TRMT13 gene encoding tRNA:m(4)X modification enzyme TRM13 homolog yields the protein MAARGPSGAAMAAPGPEPEPGRCAHFVLRKRRFCRMVPAPGRRFCGEHGHEEEQNDRKRIPCPLDPKHTVYEDQLQKHLKKCNSREKPKPVYFVQDINAGLKDVAEIPEKQVPLSSLSIEELQNLIIKLKKASNGLELHLKEQILSHQALQEALNDPKNGESAFKHLKQQASILGNMEKLHLLGPGRCFVEFGAGRGKLSHWVDIALENVESVQFLLVERATTRFKVDGKHKRRDSIFERLQIDIQHLCLNKVPVLEKKKLPVVGIGKHLCGAATDLALRCLVESYTICCDEEDEEPAPKRCRADQTEVAPHKSAGNESTTDAHKPVAGIVIALCCHHKCDWTHYVGRDFFKSVGLGPVEFHYFQRMSSWATCGMQETTSKASTSEDTEDQTNDTEEHEQTLSRTESSSDTLQGLLSAEERKEIGCLCKRLIDHGRIEYLQQQGYEAALQYYTESAVSLENVLLTAVPKPSLTPEPTI from the exons ATGGCGGCGCGGGGGCCGTCGGGAGCGGCGATGGCGGCGCCGGggccggagccggagccggggcGCTGCGCGCACTTCGTGCTGAGGAAGCGGCGCTTCTGCAGGATGGTGCCGGCGCCCGGCAGGCGCTTCTGTGGGGAGCACGGGCACGAGGAG gaacaaaatgacagaaaaagaaTTCCGTGCCCTCTTGATCCGAAACA CACGGTGTATGAAGACCAACtgcaaaagcatttaaaaaaatgtaactcAAGAGAGAAGCCGAAGCCC gtctaCTTTGTTCAAGATATTAATGCTGGTTTAAAAGATGTAGCAGAAATACCAGAAAAACAG gtTCCTCTATCTTCTCTATCTATTGAAGAGCTACAGAACTTGATAATTAAGTTGAAAAAAGCAAGTAATG GCCTGGAACTTCATCTTAAGGAACAAATACTGTCCCACCAGGCTTTACAAGAAGCCTTAAATGACCCAAAGAATGGGGAATCTGCTTTCAAACACCTGAAACAACAG GCTTCTATTTTAGGTAACATGGAAAAATTGCATTTACTTGGTCCAGGAAGGTGTTTTGTTGAGTTTGGAGCTGGGCGAGGAAAGCTGTCTCATTGGGTTGATATTGCCTTGGAGAATGTTGAAAGTGTTCAGTTTCTGCTTGTGGAAAGGGCAACCACAAGATTCAAG GTGgatggaaaacacaaaaggagAGATTCTATATTTGAGAGGCTTCAAATAGACATTCAGCACTTATGTTTAA ataAGGTACCtgttttggagaagaaaaaactaCCAGTGGTAGGAATTGGGAAGCATTTGTGTGGTGCTGCGACAG ATCTTGCTTTGAGATGCTTGGTTGAAAGTTACACCATCTGCTGTgatgaagaagatgaagagCCTGCACCAAAACGCTGCAGGGCTGATCAGACAGAGGTGGCTCCTCACAAATCTGCTGGTAATGAAAGCACCACAGATGCCCACAAGCCTGTAGCTGGAATTGTTATTGCTCTGTGTTGCCATCACAAGTGTGACTGGACACATTATGTGGGCAGAGATTTCTTTAAATCAGTAGGACTGGGACCAGTAGAATTCCATTATTTTCAGAGAATGAGTAGTTGGGCCACTTGTGGCATGCAGGAAACCACAAGCAAAGCTTCTACAAGTGAAGACACTGAAGATCAAACTAATGACACAGAAGAACACGAGCAAACGCTCAGCAGGACAGAGAGTAGTTCTGATACTTTACAAGG GCTCCTGAGTGCTGAGGAACGAAAGGAGATCGGTTGCCTCTGTAAACGGCTGATCGATCACGGACGGATTGAGTATTTACAGCAACAAGGATACGAGGCTGCACTGCAGTATTATACTGAGTCTGCTGTATCCTTGGAGAATGTCCTGTTGACAGCTGTCCCAAAGCCTTCTTTGACACCAGAGCCAACTATATGA